In Juglans microcarpa x Juglans regia isolate MS1-56 chromosome 8D, Jm3101_v1.0, whole genome shotgun sequence, the following are encoded in one genomic region:
- the LOC121242028 gene encoding enolase 1, chloroplastic codes for MALAFQATTTKLLQKPFIPSKPLSKPQNSTPFKPNKLRPLTVQCSVAVAPSVVKASREHAVRSVKARQIIDSRGNPTVEVDLITDALYRSAVPSGASTGIYEALELRDGDKSVYGGKGVQNAVNNINQILGPKLVGVDVRNQADVDAIMLEIDGTPNKSKLGANAILGVSLSVCRAGAGAKGLPLYKHIQELSETKELVMPVPAFNVINGGSHAGNSVAMQEFMILPVGATSFAEALRMGSEVYHILKGIIKAKYGQDACNVGDEGGFAPNVQDNREGLVLLMDAIEKAGYTGKIKIGMDVAASEFFTKDGKYDLDFKKQPNDGAHVHSAQSLCELYRDFVKEFPIVSIEDPFDQDDWSSWASLQSSVDIQLVGDDLLVTNPKRIAEAIQKKACNGLLLKVNQIGTVTESVQAALDSKAAGWGVMVSHRSGETEDNFIADLSVGLASGQIKTGAPCRSERLAKYNQLLRIEEELGSVRYAGEAFRSP; via the exons ATGGCTTTAGCTTTCCAGGCCACCACCACCAAACTCCTCCAAAAGCCCTTCATCCCCTCAAAGCCCTTATCAAAGCCTCAAAATTCCACTCCCTTCAAGCCCAACAAACTCCGCCCCCTCACTGTTCAATGCTCCGTCGCGGTTGCGCCGTCCGTCGTTAAGGCCTCGAGAGAGCATGCGGTGAGGTCGGTCAAGGCGCGGCAGATCATTGATAGCCGGGGCAATCCGACGGTTGAGGTCGATCTGATCACCGATGCTCTCTACCGATCGGCTGTCCCCAGTGGAGCCTCCACGGGGATTTACGAGGCCCTGGAGCTCCGAGACGGGGATAAGAGCGTTTACGGAGGCAAAGGTGTCCAAAATGCCGTCAATAACATCAACCAAATCCTTGGCCCCAAGCTCGTCGGCGTCGATGTCCG GAACCAAGCTGACGTGGATGCTATTATGCTTGAGATCGATGGTACTCCAAACAAGTCAAAATTAGGTGCTAATGCTATATTGGGAGTATCCCTAAGCGTGTGCAGAGCAGGTGCAGGAGCAAAGGGGTTGCCCTTGTACAAGCACATCCAAGAACTGTCAGAAACAAAGGAGCTTGTTATGCCAGTTCCTGCTTTTAATGTGATAAATGGAGGCAGCCATGCTGGAAATAGTGTGGCCATGCAAGAATTTATGATATTACCAGTAGGTGCGACCTCATTTGCAGAGGCACTCCGCATGGGTAGTGAAG TTTATCATATATTGAAGGGAATTATTAAGGCCAAATATGGACAAGATGCTTGCAATGTTGGAGATGAAGGGGGATTTGCCCCCAACGTTCAGGATAACAGAGAGGGACTGGTATTGCTAATGGATGCTATTGAAAAGGCTGGTTACACTGGCAAG ATTAAAATTGGAATGGACGTTGCCGCATCAGAGTTTTTCACTAAAGATGGGAAATATGATCTAGACTTCAAGAAACAACCCAATGATGGAGCTCACGTGCACTCAGCACAGAGCCTTTGTGAGCTCTACAGGGATTTTGTGAAAGAATTTCCAATTGTATCAATTGAAGATCCCTTTGATCAAGATGATTGGAGCTCATGGGCTTCACTACAGTCTTCTGTTGACATTCAACTTGTAGGAGATGATTTGTTGGTTACAAATCCAAAGAGAATAGCTGAAGCCATTCAGAAAAAGGCTTGCAATGGTTTACTTCTAAAG GTTAACCAGATTGGTACAGTGACTGAATCTGTTCAAGCAGCACTTGACTCTAAAGCTGCAGGTTGGGGCGTCATGGTCAGCCACCGTAGTGGTGAAACCGAGGATAACTTTATTGCTGATCTTTCTGTTGGCTTGGCTAGTGGACAG ATCAAAACCGGAGCTCCTTGCCGAAGTGAGCGGTTGGCCAAGTATAATCAG CTTCTCCGCATTGAAGAGGAGCTCGGAAGCGTGCGTTATGCCGGTGAAGCTTTCAGATCACCTTAG